One Mycolicibacterium goodii genomic region harbors:
- a CDS encoding FadR/GntR family transcriptional regulator, which yields MRALLSREVGDAIRDYIVEHGLKPGDALPPEGELATLLDVGKTSVREALRRLEAHGVVEVRRGRGLFVGAFSFGPLIEHLPYGLQADNVPLRQLLQARRALEEGLVCEVAKVVTAEDLHRLDDLVEQMRARTVDGRVPAEVDQAFHQALFAPLGNPFVLQLIDVFWSIFRRASDRIVLDLRRPTAEDHAAIVDALRSGDRAAMTDAVARHFEDLQRSLDAEVNRPLAD from the coding sequence ATGAGAGCACTGCTGTCGCGCGAGGTCGGCGACGCGATCAGGGATTACATCGTCGAACATGGCCTCAAACCGGGCGATGCCCTTCCACCGGAGGGCGAGCTCGCAACCCTTCTGGATGTCGGCAAGACCTCGGTACGCGAAGCCCTGCGCCGTCTCGAAGCGCACGGCGTCGTCGAGGTGCGGCGGGGCAGAGGCCTGTTCGTCGGCGCTTTCAGTTTCGGACCGCTGATCGAACACCTGCCGTACGGCCTACAGGCCGACAACGTCCCGCTGCGCCAGCTCCTGCAGGCGCGCCGGGCGCTGGAGGAGGGGCTGGTGTGCGAGGTCGCCAAGGTGGTCACCGCCGAAGACCTCCACCGGCTCGACGATCTGGTCGAGCAGATGCGGGCCCGTACGGTCGACGGGCGGGTGCCCGCCGAGGTGGATCAGGCGTTCCATCAGGCGCTCTTCGCGCCGCTCGGCAATCCGTTCGTCCTGCAGCTGATCGACGTGTTCTGGAGCATCTTCCGGCGGGCATCGGACCGCATCGTGCTCGATCTACGGCGCCCGACCGCCGAAGACCACGCGGCGATCGTCGACGCCCTGCGGTCGGGCGACCGCGCCGCCATGACCGATGCGGTCGCCCGCCACTTCGAGGATCTGCAACGAAGCCTGGACGCCGAAGTGAATCGTCCGCTCGCGGACTGA
- a CDS encoding cupin domain-containing protein yields MSLWNPREVPPYPPARYTRDEPEVSAWIRRGDTPADHDSFGLVKYHYLANQQQTAGDYGLYRVDIGPQGGGPGPHFHRTMSEAFFVLSGTVKLYDGQQWTDGNEGDFLYVPPGGIHGFRNEADAPTSLLMLFAPGAPREAYFEGFEHLADLSDEDRARWFVENDNFFI; encoded by the coding sequence GTGTCGCTCTGGAACCCCAGGGAGGTACCGCCGTATCCGCCGGCTCGATACACCAGGGACGAGCCGGAGGTCAGCGCGTGGATACGCCGCGGCGACACGCCCGCCGACCATGACTCGTTCGGCCTCGTCAAGTACCACTATCTGGCGAACCAGCAGCAGACCGCGGGCGACTACGGCCTGTACCGGGTCGACATCGGTCCGCAGGGCGGCGGTCCCGGACCTCATTTCCACCGCACCATGTCCGAGGCCTTCTTCGTGCTGTCGGGAACCGTGAAGCTCTACGACGGGCAGCAGTGGACCGACGGGAACGAGGGCGACTTCCTCTACGTGCCGCCGGGCGGCATCCACGGCTTCCGCAACGAGGCCGACGCTCCGACGTCGTTGCTCATGTTGTTCGCACCTGGCGCGCCACGCGAAGCGTACTTCGAGGGGTTCGAGCACCTCGCCGATCTCAGCGACGAGGACCGGGCCCGGTGGTTCGTCGAGAACGACAACTTCTTCATCTGA
- a CDS encoding (2Fe-2S)-binding protein, with translation MTTNETQDATETLAWQIRRRTFIGASLTVGGAIGALPLLTGCTTEDDVAESDSTTVRMRINGQDRDIEVDNRTSLLDMLRERVGLTGTKKGCDQGACGACTIHLNGERIVSCLTLAVMHDGADITTIEGLEQDGRLHPLQQAFIDHDAMQCGYCTPGQIMSGVACIREGHATTPEAIRESMSGNICRCGAYVNIVDAVSAVARQGE, from the coding sequence GTGACGACGAACGAAACGCAGGACGCCACGGAGACACTGGCGTGGCAGATTCGAAGGCGGACGTTCATCGGCGCCTCTCTCACGGTCGGCGGCGCGATCGGGGCGTTGCCGCTGCTGACCGGCTGCACCACCGAAGACGATGTCGCGGAGTCGGATTCGACCACCGTTCGGATGCGTATCAACGGTCAGGACCGCGACATCGAGGTCGACAACCGCACCTCATTGCTGGACATGCTGCGGGAACGAGTGGGCCTCACCGGGACGAAGAAGGGCTGCGACCAAGGCGCCTGTGGTGCCTGCACCATCCATCTCAACGGAGAGCGCATCGTGTCGTGTCTGACTCTCGCGGTGATGCACGACGGCGCCGATATCACGACGATCGAGGGCCTGGAACAGGATGGCCGCCTGCATCCGCTTCAGCAGGCGTTCATCGACCACGACGCCATGCAGTGTGGCTATTGCACACCCGGACAGATCATGTCAGGTGTGGCGTGCATCCGTGAGGGGCACGCCACCACACCCGAAGCCATCCGGGAGTCGATGAGCGGCAACATCTGCCGCTGCGGCGCCTATGTCAACATCGTCGACGCGGTGTCCGCGGTCGCGCGGCAAGGAGAATGA
- a CDS encoding FAD binding domain-containing protein, which produces MHPFTFTKAADEQSALDAADEGGRYIAGGTTLIDLMRETVERPRSIVDINDLPYRGIDVTPGGLRIGALVRMSELAAHPVVRGEYPVIAEALDLSASAQLRNTASIGGNLMQRPRCLYFRDVTAACNRREPGSGCPAVGGRNRTHAILGTSDRCVATHPSDLAVALTALDAGVVLRDHNGERTIRLADFYRMPGSTPEREHNLQPGQLISAVEVPVTPGSPRSGYLKVRDRASYEFAICSAAVILDMRGQTIRSARVAAGGVGTVPWRLPAVEHALAGKPATTDAIRAAADLAAEGARPLSENGFKVELLKRTVARQLETIAGAR; this is translated from the coding sequence GTGCACCCGTTCACCTTCACCAAGGCCGCCGACGAGCAATCGGCGCTGGATGCCGCAGACGAGGGTGGCCGCTACATCGCGGGCGGCACCACCCTGATCGACCTGATGCGGGAAACCGTCGAGCGGCCCCGATCCATCGTCGACATCAACGATCTGCCGTACCGTGGAATCGACGTGACGCCAGGTGGACTGCGTATCGGCGCACTGGTGCGGATGTCCGAGTTGGCCGCACACCCGGTCGTCCGCGGCGAGTATCCCGTCATCGCAGAAGCGCTTGACCTCAGCGCCTCTGCCCAGTTGCGGAACACGGCCTCCATCGGAGGCAACCTCATGCAGCGACCACGCTGTCTGTACTTCCGCGATGTCACGGCCGCGTGCAACCGCCGCGAACCAGGAAGCGGCTGTCCCGCGGTCGGCGGGCGAAACCGCACCCACGCCATCCTGGGCACCAGCGACCGGTGTGTGGCCACACACCCGTCCGATCTCGCGGTCGCGCTCACGGCGCTCGATGCCGGGGTCGTCCTGCGAGACCACAACGGCGAGAGAACGATTCGCCTCGCCGACTTCTATCGTATGCCCGGGAGCACCCCCGAGCGGGAGCACAACCTGCAGCCAGGTCAGTTGATCAGCGCGGTGGAGGTTCCCGTCACCCCGGGGTCACCTCGATCCGGGTATTTGAAGGTGCGCGACCGCGCGTCATACGAGTTCGCGATCTGTTCGGCGGCGGTGATACTCGACATGCGAGGACAGACGATCCGGTCGGCGCGGGTGGCCGCGGGCGGGGTGGGCACGGTGCCCTGGCGATTGCCCGCGGTCGAGCATGCGTTGGCAGGCAAGCCTGCGACGACGGACGCCATCCGCGCGGCGGCGGATCTGGCCGCCGAAGGTGCGCGGCCGTTGTCGGAGAACGGATTCAAGGTCGAGTTGCTCAAGCGCACCGTCGCTCGTCAACTCGAGACGATCGCGGGCGCCCGATGA
- a CDS encoding xanthine dehydrogenase family protein molybdopterin-binding subunit — MTAPQASPAVAGRAVPRVDGRLKVTGQARYAADAEVADALFASIVGATVARGAVDAVHTDSARRVPDVVDVITDFDGLTLKYDPKQVAAFGQAVAVVVATTLEASLHAASLVAVRYSTRSQLTDMDSRDATVVRPDPSRDYSRGDADRALRESVVVTDLRYSMERNNHNPMEINAVVARWDGDRLTVWDKVQSVSGARRQYADALGVPADNVRVISPFVGGAFGNAGQVWAHQVLAAHAARRVGRPIKLMLTRRQLYAVTGYRPRSRQRLAIGSDRSGRIAAIVHEGTVEVSRYSPYVDNVIGSTSYMYQAPNLRSALRTVDLDVQPGNQMRGPGHLSGNFALESAMDDLAHRLGMDPIELRLRNEPARDQEDDLPFSSRRLTECLRSGAAVFGWSRRNAVPRSVREGGQLIGLGVSAASFVTIVSPCAASARVRADGTVEILCGASDIGPGTYTAMSQVGADALGVALHRVRFRLGDSALPVAPAQTGSRLMASAGSSIHNVGTMLRDRFVRMAVTDPGSPLNGLAPGDVEVVDGRMRSRGEPARGERYEELLRRRRLDELSAEQDWAPDDARDRFSMHSFGAVFAEVAVDEALGTVRVRRMFASYDAGRIVNPMLARSQAIGGMVMGIGAALLEATHLDHRDGRIVNANMSDYLVPVNADVPELDAEFLAGEDLIADPIGVKGIGELVIVGIPAAIANAVFNATGRRVTDLPITLDKLI; from the coding sequence ATGACCGCCCCGCAGGCTTCTCCGGCGGTGGCCGGGCGCGCGGTCCCCCGAGTCGACGGACGCCTCAAGGTGACCGGTCAGGCCCGATATGCCGCCGACGCGGAGGTTGCCGACGCGCTGTTCGCCTCGATCGTGGGCGCCACGGTGGCACGCGGCGCGGTGGACGCCGTCCACACCGACTCGGCACGGCGGGTACCGGACGTGGTCGATGTCATCACCGATTTCGATGGCCTCACACTGAAATACGACCCGAAGCAGGTCGCAGCATTCGGGCAGGCGGTGGCCGTCGTGGTCGCGACGACGTTGGAGGCCTCGTTGCATGCCGCATCGCTTGTGGCGGTGCGGTACTCGACGCGGTCACAGCTGACCGACATGGATTCTCGCGACGCCACCGTCGTACGCCCCGATCCGAGCCGCGATTACTCGCGGGGCGACGCCGACCGGGCACTGCGCGAGTCCGTCGTCGTGACGGATCTGCGCTATTCGATGGAACGCAACAATCACAACCCGATGGAGATCAACGCGGTCGTGGCGCGGTGGGACGGCGACCGGCTCACGGTGTGGGACAAGGTGCAGTCGGTCAGCGGGGCCCGTCGGCAGTATGCCGACGCGCTCGGTGTCCCGGCCGACAACGTGCGCGTCATCTCGCCGTTCGTCGGCGGCGCCTTCGGTAACGCAGGTCAGGTGTGGGCGCATCAGGTGCTCGCGGCCCATGCGGCCCGCCGCGTCGGGCGGCCGATCAAGTTGATGTTGACGCGTCGACAGCTCTACGCCGTCACGGGGTACCGGCCGCGAAGCCGGCAGCGGCTCGCGATCGGGTCCGACCGGTCGGGTCGCATCGCGGCCATCGTGCACGAAGGCACCGTCGAGGTGTCCAGGTACAGCCCGTATGTGGACAATGTGATCGGCTCGACGAGCTACATGTACCAGGCGCCGAACCTGCGTTCGGCGCTGCGAACAGTCGACCTCGACGTCCAGCCCGGCAATCAGATGCGCGGTCCGGGACACCTCTCGGGGAACTTCGCGCTGGAGTCGGCGATGGACGACCTCGCGCACCGGCTCGGGATGGACCCGATCGAGCTGCGGCTGCGCAACGAGCCCGCCAGGGATCAGGAGGACGACCTCCCGTTCTCCTCCCGACGGCTCACCGAGTGTCTGCGGTCCGGCGCAGCGGTGTTCGGGTGGTCGCGGCGCAATGCCGTTCCGCGCTCGGTGCGGGAGGGCGGCCAGCTCATCGGTTTGGGTGTGTCGGCGGCCAGCTTTGTCACCATCGTCAGTCCGTGTGCCGCATCGGCGCGAGTGCGTGCCGACGGCACCGTGGAGATCCTGTGCGGTGCAAGCGATATCGGTCCGGGTACCTACACGGCGATGAGTCAGGTCGGTGCCGACGCGCTCGGCGTCGCCCTGCATCGGGTGCGTTTCCGATTGGGCGACAGCGCCTTACCGGTCGCGCCGGCTCAGACCGGGTCGCGGCTGATGGCCAGCGCCGGCTCTTCGATCCACAACGTCGGCACAATGCTGCGCGATCGATTCGTGCGCATGGCCGTGACAGATCCCGGGTCGCCGTTGAACGGGCTGGCACCAGGAGACGTCGAAGTGGTCGACGGCCGCATGCGGTCCCGCGGCGAACCTGCGCGCGGCGAGCGGTACGAGGAGCTGCTGCGGCGTCGCCGCCTCGACGAGCTGTCGGCCGAGCAGGACTGGGCGCCCGACGATGCCCGGGATCGCTTTTCGATGCACTCCTTCGGCGCCGTGTTCGCCGAGGTCGCCGTCGACGAGGCGCTGGGCACGGTTCGGGTCCGGCGGATGTTCGCAAGCTATGACGCCGGACGCATCGTGAATCCGATGCTGGCACGCAGCCAGGCAATCGGCGGCATGGTGATGGGCATCGGGGCGGCTTTGCTCGAGGCGACCCATCTCGATCACCGCGATGGGCGCATCGTCAACGCCAACATGTCCGACTACCTGGTGCCGGTCAACGCCGACGTGCCCGAGCTCGACGCGGAGTTCCTTGCGGGTGAGGACCTCATCGCCGACCCGATCGGTGTCAAAGGCATCGGCGAACTGGTCATCGTCGGGATCCCCGCAGCGATCGCCAATGCCGTCTTCAACGCGACGGGACGTCGGGTGACCGATCTGCCGATCACCCTGGACAAGCTCATCTAG
- a CDS encoding DEAD/DEAH box helicase: MRADSAPSTQALRGWQRKALVKYLTTKPRDYLLVATPGAGKTTFALRIAAELLADRTVDKITVVVPTEHLKIQWAASAARNGISLDPKFSNSNSQTSSEYHGVVVTYAQVASHPTRHRVRTENYRTLVIFDEIHHGGDSKSWGDAMREAYSDATRRLALTGTPFRSDDSPIPFVEYEPDESGFMRSKADHVYGYSDALADGVVRPVVFLAYSGEARWRDSAGEEHAARLGEPLTAEQTARAWRTALNPAGEWMPAVIKAADKRLEQKRQHVPDAGGMIIATNQTTARAYADLLTRITGEAPTVVLSDDPSASDRISQYSESTSKWLVAVRMVSEGVDVPRLSVGVYATSASTPLFFAQAIGRFVRSRRAGETASIFLPSVPNLLMLASEMEAQRNHVLGKPHRESDGLDDAALEDAEKRKDEKSELENGFEYLGADAELDQVIFDGASWGTATPAGSDEEADYLGIPGLLDAEQMRDLLRRRQEEQLTKRTAVAAETGAPPPPRTTHGQLRELRKELNALVTIAHHRTGKPHGWIHNELRRICGGPPVAAATTEQLKERIEAVRRLNP; encoded by the coding sequence GTGCGGGCTGACTCGGCGCCCAGCACCCAGGCATTGCGGGGCTGGCAGCGCAAGGCGCTGGTGAAGTACCTGACCACCAAGCCGCGTGATTATCTCCTGGTCGCGACGCCTGGTGCCGGTAAGACGACGTTTGCGCTGCGGATCGCAGCGGAGCTGCTCGCCGATCGCACAGTGGACAAGATCACAGTCGTCGTGCCGACCGAGCACCTCAAGATCCAGTGGGCGGCGTCGGCGGCGCGCAACGGCATCTCGCTGGATCCGAAGTTCAGCAACTCCAACTCGCAGACCTCGTCGGAGTACCACGGCGTGGTCGTCACCTACGCCCAGGTGGCCAGCCATCCGACCCGCCACCGGGTGCGCACCGAGAACTACCGGACGCTGGTGATCTTCGACGAGATCCACCATGGCGGCGACTCCAAGAGCTGGGGCGACGCGATGCGCGAGGCCTACAGCGACGCCACCCGCCGCCTCGCCCTCACCGGTACCCCGTTCCGCAGCGACGACAGCCCGATCCCGTTCGTCGAATACGAACCGGACGAGAGCGGCTTCATGCGGTCCAAGGCCGACCACGTGTACGGGTACTCCGATGCCCTCGCCGACGGCGTGGTGCGGCCCGTGGTGTTCCTGGCCTACTCGGGCGAGGCCCGCTGGCGTGACAGCGCCGGCGAGGAGCATGCGGCGCGTCTCGGTGAACCACTGACCGCCGAGCAGACGGCGCGCGCGTGGCGCACCGCGCTCAACCCCGCCGGCGAGTGGATGCCCGCGGTCATCAAGGCCGCCGACAAGCGGCTCGAGCAGAAGCGCCAGCACGTGCCCGATGCGGGCGGCATGATCATCGCGACCAATCAGACCACGGCTCGCGCCTACGCGGACCTGCTCACCCGGATCACCGGTGAGGCACCGACGGTGGTGCTCTCCGACGATCCGAGCGCCTCTGACCGCATCAGCCAGTACTCCGAATCGACCAGCAAATGGCTGGTCGCGGTGCGCATGGTGTCCGAGGGTGTCGATGTGCCGCGCCTTTCGGTCGGTGTTTACGCGACGAGCGCATCGACGCCGCTGTTCTTCGCACAGGCCATCGGACGCTTCGTGCGATCGCGGCGCGCCGGTGAGACCGCGAGCATCTTCCTGCCGTCGGTGCCCAACCTGTTGATGCTCGCCTCCGAGATGGAGGCGCAGCGCAACCATGTGCTCGGCAAGCCACACCGCGAATCCGACGGGCTCGACGACGCGGCACTCGAAGACGCCGAGAAGCGCAAGGACGAGAAGAGCGAACTCGAGAACGGGTTCGAATATCTCGGTGCCGACGCCGAATTGGACCAGGTCATCTTCGACGGCGCGTCGTGGGGCACGGCGACGCCCGCCGGCAGTGACGAAGAGGCCGATTACCTCGGCATCCCCGGCCTGCTCGATGCCGAGCAGATGCGCGACCTGTTGCGCCGCCGCCAGGAGGAACAGCTCACCAAGCGCACCGCCGTCGCCGCCGAGACCGGCGCTCCTCCACCGCCGCGCACCACGCACGGTCAATTGCGGGAGCTGCGAAAGGAACTCAACGCGCTGGTGACCATCGCGCACCACCGCACGGGCAAGCCGCACGGCTGGATCCACAACGAACTACGCCGGATCTGCGGCGGACCGCCGGTGGCCGCGGCCACCACCGAACAGCTCAAGGAGCGCATCGAGGCCGTCCGCAGGCTCAACCCCTAG
- a CDS encoding HAD-IIA family hydrolase: MAIGGVLFDIDGVLVTSWQPIEGAARALRVLADQQVARSYLTNTTTKTRVQIADLLTEAGMDVTPDEVITAAVLTAEYVRDRFPGARCFLVNSGRIDEDMPGVDVVYSSEFTGPRAPDTPDVVLLGGAGPEYSHLTLSWVYDWMAQGVPVVAMHRSTSWNTTDGLRVDTGMYLIGMEETSGRKATAVGKPAPEGFLAAANRLGVDPDEMYMIGDDLNNDVLAAQVVGMTGVLVRTGKFRQSTLDRWAADEFAMQPNYVIDSVADLPELLGL; encoded by the coding sequence ATGGCTATCGGTGGTGTGCTCTTCGACATCGATGGTGTGCTGGTGACGTCATGGCAGCCGATCGAGGGTGCGGCCCGAGCGTTGCGGGTGCTGGCCGACCAGCAGGTCGCTCGGTCGTACCTGACCAACACCACCACCAAGACCCGTGTCCAGATCGCCGACCTGCTGACCGAGGCCGGGATGGACGTCACACCCGATGAGGTGATCACCGCTGCCGTGCTCACGGCGGAGTACGTCCGTGACCGTTTCCCGGGTGCCCGGTGTTTCCTGGTCAACAGCGGCCGCATCGACGAGGACATGCCCGGCGTCGACGTCGTCTACTCCAGCGAGTTCACCGGACCCCGCGCCCCCGACACCCCGGATGTGGTGCTGCTCGGCGGTGCCGGGCCGGAGTACAGCCACCTCACCCTCAGCTGGGTCTACGACTGGATGGCCCAGGGCGTGCCGGTCGTCGCGATGCACCGCAGCACGTCGTGGAACACCACCGACGGGTTGCGCGTGGACACCGGCATGTACCTGATCGGCATGGAGGAGACGTCGGGCCGCAAGGCCACTGCGGTAGGAAAGCCCGCACCGGAAGGCTTCCTGGCCGCGGCCAACCGGCTCGGTGTCGACCCCGACGAGATGTACATGATCGGCGACGACCTCAACAACGATGTGCTGGCCGCCCAGGTGGTCGGCATGACGGGCGTGCTGGTGCGCACCGGCAAGTTCCGGCAGAGCACGCTGGACCGTTGGGCCGCAGACGAATTCGCGATGCAACCCAATTATGTGATCGATTCGGTGGCCGATCTGCCGGAGCTGCTCGGACTCTAG
- a CDS encoding PH domain-containing protein: MTDGHDLPAPQWQRLSPRMLLVHPVHEVLQQIPLLIGSVVLGSATGNPLWTVAAIVLTILFGLARWFTTTYRIEPTEVQLRTGVLQRKVLAVPRNRIRSVSTDARLLHRVMGLTVLRISTGQEAKGDSGFALDAVEAGQVARLRAILLADAAPREQQAPAGCELARWQPAWLRYSPLSFTGLAMILAAFGIVYQAGAGALMRDSALAQSGLDAAQRLGVAVTVAILVVAVLVASVVLSVLRSLLTYGNLVLSRRDVPGADGVLHLQHGLLRLREHTYDMRRLRGGTLREPLLVRMFGGARLDAVMTGVGGEGEASLLLPPCPATTAHGVLTALIGRPDAVSGPLRPHGPAATRRRWTRALTLPALMAPVLVVGGVPGWVWTVWVLVAVAAALLAADRSRALGHRVDRDWLVAQAGSIERRRDCLQTDGIIGWTVRQTLLQRRAGVATLIAATAAGQKRYEVIDVPAGQAWAVAAAATPWVADSVWARATTGSDLR, encoded by the coding sequence ATGACGGACGGTCATGACCTGCCCGCGCCGCAGTGGCAGCGGTTGAGCCCGCGCATGCTGCTGGTGCACCCCGTTCACGAAGTGCTGCAGCAGATACCGCTGCTGATCGGTTCGGTGGTGCTGGGTTCGGCGACCGGGAACCCGTTGTGGACGGTGGCCGCGATCGTGCTGACGATCCTGTTCGGTCTGGCCCGGTGGTTCACCACCACCTACCGCATCGAACCGACCGAGGTGCAGTTGCGCACCGGTGTGCTGCAACGCAAGGTTCTTGCGGTGCCGCGCAACCGGATTCGCTCCGTCTCCACCGATGCGCGGCTGCTTCACCGGGTGATGGGGCTGACGGTGCTGCGCATCAGCACCGGGCAGGAGGCCAAGGGGGACTCCGGATTCGCGCTCGACGCTGTCGAAGCCGGTCAGGTCGCACGGCTGCGCGCGATCCTGTTGGCCGACGCCGCACCCCGGGAGCAGCAGGCACCAGCGGGGTGCGAACTCGCCAGGTGGCAGCCGGCGTGGCTGCGCTACAGCCCGTTGAGCTTCACCGGCCTGGCGATGATCCTTGCGGCGTTCGGCATCGTGTACCAGGCCGGGGCCGGTGCGCTGATGCGCGATTCGGCTCTCGCGCAGTCGGGTCTGGACGCCGCCCAGCGGTTGGGTGTCGCGGTCACGGTCGCGATCCTGGTGGTTGCCGTGCTCGTCGCCTCGGTCGTGCTGTCGGTGCTGCGCTCGTTGCTGACGTACGGGAACCTGGTGCTGAGCCGACGGGACGTCCCCGGCGCCGACGGTGTGCTGCACCTGCAGCACGGATTGCTGCGGCTGCGTGAACACACCTACGACATGCGTCGCCTGCGCGGCGGCACCCTGCGTGAACCGTTGCTGGTGCGCATGTTCGGCGGCGCGAGGCTGGACGCGGTGATGACCGGCGTCGGCGGGGAAGGAGAGGCGTCGCTGCTGCTGCCGCCGTGTCCGGCGACGACGGCACACGGGGTGCTGACCGCGCTCATCGGACGTCCCGATGCGGTCTCCGGCCCGCTGCGACCGCACGGGCCTGCGGCCACCCGGCGCCGTTGGACCCGTGCCCTGACGCTGCCGGCGCTGATGGCGCCCGTGCTCGTCGTGGGCGGCGTCCCAGGCTGGGTGTGGACGGTGTGGGTGCTGGTCGCCGTGGCCGCGGCGCTGTTGGCGGCGGACCGGTCACGCGCGCTCGGCCACCGCGTCGACCGTGACTGGTTGGTGGCGCAGGCGGGCAGTATCGAACGCAGACGCGACTGCCTGCAGACCGACGGCATCATCGGCTGGACGGTGCGGCAGACGCTGCTGCAGCGCCGGGCCGGGGTGGCGACGCTGATCGCGGCGACCGCTGCGGGGCAGAAGCGGTACGAGGTGATCGACGTCCCCGCCGGGCAGGCGTGGGCGGTCGCTGCCGCAGCGACACCGTGGGTCGCGGACAGTGTCTGGGCCCGCGCGACGACGGGGTCCGACTTGCGCTGA
- a CDS encoding PH domain-containing protein, translated as MDREGEEHSGGTASGLVLLDPANPPSRKAPLAWAMGAAIPWSMLVFGQLVWLLFDRRMLWLHGVAAAATAAGIVLFVVIVPLWRYRVHRWDISVDTATPAVYTRTGWLVQERRIAPISRVQTVDTYRGPLDRLFGLANVTVTTASSAGAVRIVALDADVADRVVAQLTDVAAIGEQDAT; from the coding sequence ATGGACCGCGAAGGTGAGGAGCATTCCGGCGGCACGGCATCGGGATTGGTTTTGCTCGACCCGGCGAACCCGCCGAGCCGCAAGGCACCGCTGGCGTGGGCGATGGGTGCGGCGATCCCGTGGTCGATGCTGGTCTTCGGACAGCTGGTGTGGCTCCTGTTCGACCGCAGGATGTTGTGGCTGCACGGCGTGGCCGCGGCGGCGACAGCGGCGGGCATCGTGCTGTTCGTGGTGATCGTCCCGCTGTGGCGGTACCGGGTGCACCGGTGGGACATCAGCGTCGACACCGCGACGCCGGCGGTGTACACGCGTACCGGTTGGCTCGTACAGGAGCGGCGCATCGCGCCGATCTCCCGCGTGCAGACGGTGGACACCTACCGCGGCCCGTTGGACCGGCTGTTCGGACTGGCCAACGTGACGGTGACGACCGCGTCGTCGGCCGGTGCCGTGCGCATCGTCGCTCTCGACGCCGATGTCGCCGACCGTGTCGTGGCGCAGTTGACGGACGTTGCCGCGATCGGTGAGCAGGACGCCACATGA